A genomic segment from Psychrobacter sp. P2G3 encodes:
- a CDS encoding DUF3817 domain-containing protein — translation MHSLRKKQETALKSLTLIGYLEGTSFLLLLFIAMPLKYMMDIPEGVKYIGMAHGVLFIVYIVVLVGTAIKVKIPRWAIPAGVLGSLLPFGPFIFDHLLKKNLQKSVSKEA, via the coding sequence ATTCACAGCCTTAGAAAAAAACAAGAGACCGCGTTAAAAAGTCTTACCCTTATAGGCTACCTAGAAGGCACCTCTTTCTTATTATTGCTCTTCATCGCCATGCCACTAAAATATATGATGGACATTCCAGAAGGTGTAAAATATATCGGTATGGCGCACGGTGTACTATTCATTGTCTATATCGTAGTACTTGTAGGCACAGCTATCAAAGTAAAAATTCCTCGTTGGGCAATACCTGCGGGCGTACTCGGATCACTCTTACCATTTGGCCCGTTCATATTTGATCATTTACTAAAAAAG